DNA from Halogeometricum sp. S1BR25-6:
CGGGACGAACAGCGGCACCGGGTTCTCCCGCAACGCGGTTCGCGCCGTCGACACGTCCGCCTCGTCGTCGGGGTCCAGCCCCGCCATGCGGACGACGCGTCGGAGTTCGACCGTCTCCCCGTAGGGGACGTTCCCGACGGCGTCGAGGACGCGCCGGTGCTCCGTCGGCACGGTCAACGCCACGGGCGCGTCCTCGAAGTGGTCGGCTTCCCCCTCCAAGTAGTCGAACACCCTGTCGAGCAGCGAGTGCTCGGACTCGGCATCCGGCGGCACCTCGGCGGGAAAGGAGACGCTGATGATGCTACCGCTGGCGACGCCTATCTGCACCGCTCGCCCGAGCACGTCCGACTGTCGGGCGAACACACCGGCGTTCATGCTTCCCGATTCTCCCGGTCGCCCTTGAACGTTGACGACGACGCGCAAGCCTTATGTGCAGATGAGTACGTTAGTGTACACTGATGAACGCTAGTGAGGATTCGCTTGCAGCCGAGGTCCGCTCCATCCTCGACGCCGCGCGGGAGCGACCCGGCGGCGACGAACGGGTCTCGGTGGCGGCGCGGTCGTTCCCCGACGCCGTCGCGGAGACGGAGGCGGCGGGCCGGGTTCCGGTCGTCGCGGAGGTCAAACCCACCAGTCCGACGACTGACGGCGAACGGACCGACGACCCGGTCGAACTCGCGCGGGAGATGGTCGCCGGCGGCGCGACGGCGCTGTCCGTGCTGACCGAACCCGACCACTTCGGCGGGTCGACGGAGAACCTCGAACGCATCCGCGAGGCCGTCGACGTGCCGGTCCTGCGGAAGGATTTCGTGGTGAAGGAGTCGCAGTTGGACGCCGTCGAGGCCGACCTGGTGCTCCTCATCGCGCGCTTCGTGGGAGATGACCTCCCGGACCTCGTGACGGCGGCGCGCGAGCGAGGGTTCCAACCGCTCGTGGAGGTCCACGACCGGTCGGAACTCGAATCGGCCGTGGCGGCGGGCGCGGAGATTATCGGCGTGAACAACCGCGACCTCGGGAAACTCGAAGTGAGTCTCGAAACGTTCGAGTCGGTCGCGCCCCACG
Protein-coding regions in this window:
- a CDS encoding MGMT family protein, with protein sequence MNAGVFARQSDVLGRAVQIGVASGSIISVSFPAEVPPDAESEHSLLDRVFDYLEGEADHFEDAPVALTVPTEHRRVLDAVGNVPYGETVELRRVVRMAGLDPDDEADVSTARTALRENPVPLFVPDHRLTDAAGATPDEVARRLRALESE
- the trpC gene encoding indole-3-glycerol phosphate synthase; its protein translation is MNASEDSLAAEVRSILDAARERPGGDERVSVAARSFPDAVAETEAAGRVPVVAEVKPTSPTTDGERTDDPVELAREMVAGGATALSVLTEPDHFGGSTENLERIREAVDVPVLRKDFVVKESQLDAVEADLVLLIARFVGDDLPDLVTAARERGFQPLVEVHDRSELESAVAAGAEIIGVNNRDLGKLEVSLETFESVAPHAPDDVTLLAESGVKTVEDARRMRAAGADALLIGTAIMDGDVRANTERFARATDADEDAKTDASADAEKTETPETTE